In one Pseudomonas sp. SCA2728.1_7 genomic region, the following are encoded:
- a CDS encoding site-specific integrase, whose product MSTAAVKITEAEIKRQVAGTVQDVRDIENKGLYLRFNKARTGGSWYLVLKGKWNPIGTFPELTHKQVVAALPSLRLRLAAGEGASLSKWNAVGELLDWFADRMSRDRNLSTKRKNTGASIIKCHLKPRLGELPLIGVDKAALDTLLMWPLQETVSIDYVRSAFQLLALSFRQAAKLGLITPNPMAAIRFNDFSKAKVGIKPSRLRGVQLEGLLGQLAEVMSTAPLDSMLALMMLCHGTRIGETRMARWSHISLAEREWFIPAENTKTGVEHHLPLTEQVCTLLTRYREGQYARGYEGQCLFPARNGKALGEAQGCAVFRRLGQGDWTSHDLRKVARTGWADLGIDHLIGELLINHAMGHNVKVYIQSDVMSRKRDALEQWHAHLDQKGFAAIHGLTGFRFEDSGNSLQATDHKACKAIEETTIGEVSNHAKRASAWL is encoded by the coding sequence ATGAGTACCGCCGCGGTGAAGATCACCGAAGCTGAGATCAAACGCCAAGTGGCCGGCACCGTACAGGACGTACGCGACATTGAGAATAAGGGCCTGTACCTGCGTTTCAACAAGGCTCGAACCGGTGGTTCGTGGTACCTGGTGTTGAAGGGCAAGTGGAATCCCATCGGCACCTTCCCCGAGCTGACTCACAAACAGGTTGTAGCGGCGCTGCCGTCGCTTCGGCTGCGTCTGGCCGCCGGGGAGGGCGCGAGCCTGTCGAAGTGGAACGCTGTTGGCGAACTGCTGGACTGGTTCGCTGATCGCATGTCGCGCGATCGCAATCTGTCGACCAAGCGCAAAAACACCGGCGCCTCGATCATCAAGTGCCACCTGAAGCCGCGTCTCGGTGAGCTGCCCCTGATCGGCGTTGACAAGGCCGCACTCGACACCCTGTTGATGTGGCCGCTGCAGGAGACGGTTTCCATCGACTACGTGCGTTCCGCGTTCCAGCTGTTGGCCTTGTCATTCCGGCAGGCGGCCAAGTTGGGGTTGATCACGCCCAACCCGATGGCAGCGATCCGGTTCAACGACTTCTCTAAGGCAAAGGTCGGCATCAAGCCGTCCCGTCTTCGCGGCGTTCAGTTGGAAGGCCTGCTCGGGCAACTGGCCGAAGTCATGAGCACCGCGCCGCTGGATTCGATGCTCGCACTGATGATGCTCTGCCATGGCACGCGGATCGGTGAAACCCGGATGGCGCGCTGGTCGCACATCAGCCTGGCCGAACGCGAATGGTTCATCCCGGCCGAGAACACGAAAACCGGTGTCGAGCATCACCTGCCTCTGACCGAGCAAGTATGCACGCTGCTGACCCGGTATCGAGAAGGCCAATACGCTCGAGGCTATGAGGGCCAGTGCCTGTTCCCGGCACGTAATGGCAAGGCGCTGGGCGAGGCTCAGGGCTGCGCAGTGTTTCGTCGACTGGGGCAGGGCGATTGGACCAGCCACGACCTGCGCAAGGTGGCGCGCACCGGTTGGGCAGACCTTGGCATCGATCACCTGATTGGTGAGCTGCTGATCAACCACGCGATGGGCCACAACGTGAAGGTTTACATCCAGTCGGACGTGATGAGCCGCAAGCGTGATGCCCTCGAGCAGTGGCACGCGCATCTAGATCAGAAAGGCTTTGCAGCGATTCATGGATTGACCGGCTTTAGATTTGAAGATTCCGGTAATTCGCTGCAAGCCACAGACCATAAGGCCTGCAAGGCCATTGAAGAAACAACCATAGGCGAGGTTTCAAATCATGCAAAAAGGGCGAGCGCATGGCTTTAA
- a CDS encoding HEPN domain-containing protein, whose amino-acid sequence MAKKSKVKKSFLGVYSTGKDEDIVGELKLNGAKTLLSLHSDEYLISFEKADTIQGLGYGGERLTLVDCRGAGNSTTYFSSKKQGHRTDIFPHYVIKGTEFLDPESESVSAIHFTTNDLFYLFHDFDAFGHVIDSGAVIDAVLQGKRESREIEVGDNPEVFYYTGKSCVTEVDTVIGKISVHHRPTYGLGGPKGVSIENKIVVSIEPLGPVSFSVAMSQVYKIANFLSVLAGRVQGINDVEITTEKSITGFPTVLQVYESYRWKGKDKIDSHKPVVGDVPLDPVRRRAEFETVLRAWVEKHEKWQRARVRNLVCLGKSNKYNVDRLVAAANMFDLLPEDAVPMKSEPEVEFSDTIAEFRVKLKRHSDSIDRNSVLNALGRIGKPSLPKKVSHRVSIIDKEMATVFPELNFVANVAVKIRNYYVHGSAGDLDFEKVEPYVPFLTDTLEFVFSASDLIESGWDAKTWSENHYGWGHSYTRFRVNYLEFLQELREAAKKKSS is encoded by the coding sequence ATGGCCAAGAAATCTAAAGTAAAGAAAAGTTTTTTGGGTGTTTATTCCACCGGCAAAGACGAAGATATTGTCGGAGAACTTAAGTTGAATGGAGCTAAAACTTTGCTATCGCTGCATTCCGATGAGTATCTGATATCTTTTGAAAAGGCAGATACTATCCAAGGTTTGGGGTATGGCGGGGAGCGTTTAACGCTGGTTGATTGTCGGGGCGCCGGCAATAGTACCACTTACTTTTCGAGCAAAAAGCAAGGTCATAGGACGGATATATTTCCACATTATGTGATAAAGGGTACTGAGTTTTTAGATCCTGAAAGTGAAAGCGTCAGTGCGATCCATTTTACTACCAACGATTTATTCTACCTGTTTCATGATTTTGATGCTTTTGGTCATGTAATAGATTCAGGCGCGGTAATAGATGCGGTTCTCCAAGGTAAAAGAGAATCGCGTGAGATTGAGGTTGGGGATAATCCAGAAGTTTTTTACTACACTGGAAAAAGTTGTGTTACTGAAGTAGATACGGTGATTGGTAAAATATCAGTGCATCACCGACCTACTTACGGTCTCGGAGGCCCGAAAGGCGTATCGATAGAAAATAAAATAGTAGTTAGTATTGAACCATTGGGGCCAGTATCCTTTTCTGTTGCGATGTCTCAGGTATACAAGATCGCAAATTTCTTGTCCGTTTTGGCCGGTCGTGTACAAGGTATTAATGATGTTGAAATTACTACCGAAAAATCAATAACTGGCTTTCCAACAGTACTTCAGGTTTATGAGAGCTACCGTTGGAAAGGGAAAGATAAGATTGATAGCCATAAGCCAGTGGTGGGTGATGTTCCGCTTGATCCAGTCAGAAGGCGAGCTGAGTTTGAAACCGTTCTTCGTGCTTGGGTTGAAAAACATGAAAAGTGGCAGCGGGCACGAGTAAGAAACTTGGTTTGTCTTGGTAAGTCTAATAAATATAACGTCGACCGTTTGGTTGCTGCGGCTAATATGTTTGATCTTCTTCCGGAAGACGCGGTTCCTATGAAGTCGGAACCTGAGGTTGAGTTCTCAGACACTATAGCGGAATTTAGGGTTAAGCTTAAGAGACATTCGGATAGCATTGATAGGAATAGTGTTCTCAATGCTCTTGGTCGAATTGGTAAACCTTCGCTTCCGAAAAAGGTATCTCATCGCGTATCTATAATCGACAAGGAAATGGCTACCGTTTTCCCTGAGCTGAATTTTGTTGCAAATGTGGCAGTTAAAATTCGGAATTATTACGTGCATGGTAGTGCTGGTGATTTAGATTTTGAGAAGGTGGAGCCGTATGTTCCTTTTCTGACAGATACGCTCGAATTTGTGTTTTCGGCATCTGATCTGATTGAGTCGGGATGGGATGCCAAAACTTGGTCTGAAAATCATTACGGTTGGGGCCACAGTTACACTCGTTTTCGTGTGAACTACCTAGAGTTTCTACAAGAGCTTCGAGAGGCGGCAAAAAAGAAATCTTCATAA
- a CDS encoding phage holin family protein yields MSTEQQALADVPLWLLILLSMAGLSGEMLRASGSDLGLQQILQRVALRFLASGLLGMATLLLAMAVWNNLYLAAGLGIVIAVIGADVAGGLYTQFLARKAGVSSPASDSKMSDK; encoded by the coding sequence ATGAGCACGGAGCAACAAGCTCTCGCGGACGTACCCCTTTGGCTGTTGATATTGTTGAGCATGGCGGGCCTGTCGGGAGAAATGCTGAGAGCGTCAGGTAGCGACTTGGGCCTACAACAGATCCTTCAACGCGTAGCTTTACGTTTTCTCGCTTCCGGCCTTTTGGGAATGGCAACTTTGCTGCTCGCAATGGCGGTCTGGAATAACCTGTATTTGGCCGCGGGACTGGGCATCGTGATTGCGGTGATTGGGGCAGATGTCGCGGGAGGCCTCTACACGCAATTTTTGGCAAGGAAGGCGGGGGTCAGCTCTCCAGCATCAGATTCCAAAATGAGCGATAAATGA
- a CDS encoding terminase small subunit, which produces MAFVTRKEYCELKGWSRQYVGKLVKNQRLVLNAAGQIDVEASEQLLAMTSDPSKAAVAARHERNRPKRSDQPPLEIVIADFVDDPSGQVPDFQKSRALREHYLSLQEKDNFLKARGTLVERKAVEDAAYNAGRLLRDLLLGMAPQLSPELASLSDPWQIEKRLTSALRQTLEDAERLSAADLQQAITPS; this is translated from the coding sequence ATGGCTTTTGTAACTCGCAAGGAGTACTGCGAGCTGAAGGGGTGGTCGAGGCAGTACGTCGGCAAGCTGGTCAAGAATCAACGACTGGTTCTGAACGCTGCCGGGCAGATTGATGTGGAGGCCAGCGAGCAGCTTCTGGCCATGACGAGCGACCCGAGCAAGGCCGCCGTCGCCGCTCGACATGAGCGCAATCGCCCGAAGCGGAGTGATCAGCCACCGCTGGAAATAGTCATCGCAGACTTTGTAGATGACCCCTCTGGTCAGGTACCCGACTTTCAAAAGTCACGCGCTCTTCGTGAGCACTACCTATCGCTTCAGGAAAAAGACAACTTCCTTAAAGCCCGAGGCACCTTGGTAGAGCGCAAAGCGGTCGAAGATGCGGCCTATAACGCTGGTCGCTTACTGCGTGATCTTTTGCTTGGAATGGCGCCACAGCTATCGCCGGAACTGGCCTCGCTGTCTGATCCATGGCAAATCGAAAAGCGTCTGACGTCGGCTTTGCGACAAACACTGGAAGATGCTGAGCGGCTGTCAGCAGCAGATCTACAACAAGCCATTACCCCGAGCTAA
- a CDS encoding antiterminator Q family protein, whose product MMIRKPAGRPLGDTEYLLEQWGWWRMDGMGAPGYTSPTLSLMRQAVANPSTGKNYCITDEWAIAIDSAVARLSLRDQQMGDIVWLYFGAKWPMVRVGKHYGIGESKARELARAGAAWIDCAVTSFRTAA is encoded by the coding sequence ATGATGATTCGTAAACCGGCAGGACGGCCGTTGGGAGACACCGAGTATCTGCTCGAACAGTGGGGTTGGTGGCGAATGGATGGGATGGGGGCTCCCGGTTACACTTCCCCCACGTTGTCGCTGATGCGTCAGGCGGTGGCGAATCCGTCAACCGGAAAAAATTATTGCATCACCGATGAATGGGCGATCGCGATTGACAGTGCGGTTGCCCGGTTATCTCTTCGAGATCAACAGATGGGCGACATAGTCTGGCTGTACTTCGGTGCAAAATGGCCAATGGTTCGCGTCGGGAAACACTACGGCATTGGGGAGAGTAAGGCGAGAGAGTTGGCTCGTGCTGGAGCGGCATGGATTGATTGCGCAGTCACTAGTTTTCGCACTGCAGCCTGA